The Mycobacterium paragordonae genome includes a region encoding these proteins:
- a CDS encoding PE family protein, which translates to MSAVIAVPELMAQAATDLTAIGETLNAAHMTAAGPTVALVPAAADEVSTSIAHLLSGYGQEYQKLAGETTACYEQFAQHLTASAGAYASAEAANVASLQPLTPSAASTPLGALVLQLGLNEPLFYLVGGALGLQFVGILLLAPFLLPLVPLLFGALILEALLILNIEFILFGSVS; encoded by the coding sequence ATGTCTGCTGTGATCGCGGTGCCGGAGCTGATGGCCCAGGCAGCAACGGACTTAACCGCTATTGGTGAGACGCTCAACGCGGCGCACATGACGGCGGCGGGCCCGACTGTCGCGCTGGTGCCCGCGGCCGCCGATGAGGTGTCGACCAGTATCGCGCACCTGTTGTCGGGTTACGGCCAGGAGTATCAGAAGCTGGCCGGGGAAACAACGGCGTGTTATGAGCAGTTTGCCCAGCACCTGACTGCGAGTGCGGGCGCGTATGCCAGCGCAGAGGCCGCCAATGTCGCGTCGTTGCAGCCCTTGACACCGAGTGCGGCCTCGACCCCGCTCGGTGCCCTCGTACTCCAGCTGGGGCTCAACGAGCCGTTATTCTATTTGGTAGGTGGCGCATTAGGATTGCAATTTGTTGGTATCCTTTTATTGGCGCCCTTTTTACTTCCGCTCGTTCCACTTTTATTTGGTGCATTGATACTAGAAGCTCTGTTGATTCTCAACATAGAATTCATATTATTTGGTTCTGTCTCTTAG